ctacactactggcccttagtgtttaccctccactacaccactacactactggcccttagtgtttaccctccactacaccactggcccttagtgtttaccctccactacaccactacactactggcccttagtgtttaccctccactacaccactggccctttgtgtttaccctccactacaccactggcccttagtgtttaccctccactacaccactggcccttagtgtttaccctccactaccctactggcccttagtgtttaccctccactacaccactggcccttagtgtttaccctccactacaccactggcccttagtgtttactctccactacaccactacactactgacccttagtgtttaccctccactacaccactacaccactggcccttagtgtttaccctccactacaccactgacccttagtgattaccctccactacaccactggcccttagtgtttaccctccactccaccactggcccttagtgtttaccctccactacaccactacactactggcacttagtgtttaccctccactacactactggcccttagtgtttaccctccactataccactacactactggcccttagtgtttaccctccactataccactggcccttagtgtttaccctccactataccactggcccttagtgtttaccctccactacactactgacacttagtgtttaccctccactacactactggcccttagtgtttaccctccactacactactggccctttgtgtttaccctccactacaccactgacccttagtgtttaccctccactacaccactacactactggcacttagtgtttaccctccactacactactggcccttagtgtttaccctccactacaccactacactactgacccttagtgtttaccctccactacaccactacactactgacccttagtgtttaccctccactacaccactacactactgacccttagtgtttaccctccactacaccactataccactggcccttagtgtttaccctccactacaccactggcccttagtgtttaccctccactataccactggcccttagtgtttaccctccactataccactggcccttagtgtttaccctccactacaccactgacccttagtgtttaccctccactacaccactggcccttagtgtttaccctccactacaccactggcccttagtgtttaccctccactacaccactggcccttagtgtttaccctccactactggcccttagtgttgaccctccactacactactggcccttagtgtttaccctccactacactactgacccttagtgtttaccctccactccACTACTGTAGGTGTAGAaggtcctataggttcaccactgaaggtctataggttcaccactgaaggtctataggttcaccactgaagacctataggttcaccactgaagggtctataggttcaccactgaaggtcctataggttcaccactgaaggtctataggttcaccactgaagggtctataggttcaccactgaagggtctataggttcaccactgaagggtctataggttcaccactgaagggtctataggttcaccactgaaggtctataggttcaccactgaaggatctataggttcaccactgaaggtctataggttcaccactgaaggtctataggttcaccactgaaggtctataggttcaccactgaaggtctataggtttaccactgaaggtctataggtttaccactgaaggtctataggatcaccactgaagggtctataggttcaccactgaaggtctataggttcaccactgaaggtctataggttcaccactgaaggatctataggtttaccactgaaggtctataggtttaccactgaaggtctataggatcaccactgaagggtctataggttcaccactgaaggtctataggttcaccactgaagggtctataggttcaccactgaagacctataggttcaccaccaCATCACTTTACAGTATGTACTATGTGCTACGTTTGACCTCTGACCTCGTGGTTGCCtccagaccaggacccatagtgttcCATCTCCTCCACCAGCTCATCACAGGCTCGCTCCGTGAAGACCGGGAACCAGAACACATCTGGACATGGCTAGAGGAGACCGACACAGACAGTTAGAACTACAGAGTTttaggagaaacagagagatgagCTAGAGACACGTCCACGAATAAAGACACTTACTGAGTCACTGAGGACCTCACTCTGGGATCCACGGCTCGAGACAGGTACTGAGTCACCAGAGACAGGTACTGAGTCACCAGAGACAGGTACTGAGTCACCAGAGACAGGTACTGAGTCACCAGAGACAGGTACTGAGTCACCAGAGACAGGTACTGAGTCACCAGAGACAGGTACTGAGTCACCAGAGACAGGTACTGAGTCACCAGAGACAGGTACTGAGTCACCAGAGACAGGTACTGAGTCACCAGAGACAGGTACTGAGTCACCAGAGACAGGTACTGAGTCACCAGAGACAGGTACTGAGTCACCAGAGACAGGTACTGAGTCACCAGAGACAGGTACTGAGTCACCAGAGACAGGTACTGAGTCACCAGAGACAGGTACTGAGTCACCAGAGACAGGTACTGAGTCACCAGAGACAGGTACTGAGTCACCAGAGACAGGTACTGAGTCACCAGAGACAGGTACTGAGTCACCAGAGACAGGTACTGAGTCACCAGAGACAGGTACTGAGTCACCAGAGACAGGTACTGAGTCACCAGAGACAGGTACTGAGTCACCAGAGACAGGTACTGAGTCACCAGAGACATGTACTGAGTCACCAGAGACATGTACTGAGTCACCAGAGACAGGTACTGAGTCACCAGAGACAGGTACTGAGTCACCAGAGACAGGTACTGAGTCACCAGAGACAGGTACTGAGTCACCAGAGACAGGTACTGAGTCACCAGAGACAGGTACTGAGTCACCAGAGACAGGTACTGAGTCACTAGAGACAGGTACTTTTCACACGACTGTATCTCTGTAACTTAAGATATACACACCTCTTCTAGGTAGTTCTCTGTGAAGATGCGTGTGTAGTTGGGGTGGATGTATTTCTCCTtccagtcctgagagagagagagagagagagagagagagagagagagagagagagagagagagagagagagagagagagagagagagagagagagagagagagagagagagagagagagagagagagagagagagagagagaggagagttcaCTGACCTGCATACCTCTCATGGCTTATCCTCTGGCACTCCCCTCTCACCAGACACTCCCCTCTCACCAGACACTCCCCTCTCACCAGACACTCCCTCTCACCAGACACTCCCTCTCACCAGACACTCCCTCTCACCAGACACTCCCCTCTCACCAGACACTCCCCTCTCACCAGACACTCCCCTCTCACCAGACACTCCCTTCTCACCAGACACTCCCAGACAAAACCCAGAACTCTCAGTCAGTAAATCACAGATCCTTTTCAGCGAAGCAGAGTTCACTGTATATTCACAGTACATCATATTTTTCATCACTACAAATGAATCAGACAAAGGGTAATCGTATCTCACGGTTACCATATCTTAAAACGTGTATATATACAAATCAAACAAAAGCAgggagggaggatatgaggaCTTACCACTGGATTCTCAAATATTTGCCACAGATCACTGTTGTAATGTGATGTGTTAAAGTTTGCTGTGGATATCAGCCTTCCAAACTCATGACGGTTTGTAATGTACATGAACATTCCCTGTAGCGGACAGAGAAAGTCAAATTAGCCTTCCAAAGTGGACAGAGTTTCATAAATAGATTGTTTTCTAAGCATATACAATAATAGAGATGATACCGTAAATAGTACCCACATAGTGATTGACATGTCTCACCAGAACATAGTGATTGACATGTCTCACCAGAACATAGTGATTGACATGTCTCACCAGAACATAGTGATTGACATGTCTCACCAGAACATAGTGATTGACATGTCTCACCAGGACATAGTGATTGACATGTCTCACCAGGACAGAGTGATTGACATGTCTCACCAGGACATAGTGATTGACATGTCTCACCAGGACATAGTGATAGACATGTCTCACCAGAACACTATCAGAAACAATGATTAAGTGTTTAGGAAACCAAACCATGACAACCACATATCGATAAATAATACTGGATTATTtatggagaggtgaggaaggggaggagtgaggaggtacatgatagagggaggggtgaggaaggggaggaggtacatgttagagggagggagggggaggaagggggaggagtgaggaggtacatgatagagggagggagggggaggaaggggaggagtgaggaggtacatgatagagggagggaggggtgaggaaggggaggaggtacattttagagggagggagggggtgaggagggtgaggaggtacatgttagagggaggggtgaggaaggggaggaggtacatgttagagggagggaggggtgagggaaggggaggaggtacatgttagagggagggaggggtgaggaaggggaggaggtacatgttagagggagggaggggtgaggaaggggaggaggtacatgttagagggagggagggggtgaggaaggggaggaggtacatggtagaggaagggagggacaTGGTAGGGTTGAGGGAGGGAcatggtagggggagggagggacatggtagggggagggagggacatggtagggagagggagggacatggtagggagagggagggacatggtAGGTTGAAGGGAGGGACATGGTAGGGGGGGGATGGACATGttagggggaagggagggaggggacatggtaggggtagggagggacatggtagggggagggagggacatggtagggggagggagggacatggtaGGGGGAGGGACATGGTagggggagggagcgaggggacatggtaggggaagggagggacatggtagggggagggagggacatggtagggggagggagggacatggtaggggagggagggacatggtaggggagggaggggacatggtagggggagggaggggacatggtgggagggaggggtagggggaggagggacatggtagggggagggagggacatggtagggggagggagggacatggtagggggagggagggacatggtagggggagggagggacatggtaggggggagggaggggacatggtagggggagggagggacatggtaGGGGAGGGTGGCAGGTGGCTGGACTGGCCATTCAGACTAGgcgttctgtctttctctccaaaTCACAGCAGGTTGTTTTGGATCTTTGACCATCTGTTTTCTCTTCAATGCAAATTATGTCTCCAATTTATCAATTATGATTTTCATGATGTGGTTTTTGGAGGGAGTGTGTCCTGCAGGGAGTAAAAAGGTGTAGCTAAGGTCTAAACAGCTAGCCTAGTCTGAGACGGTCAGAGCGTTGGGTAGAATAGCTGGTGACATAGTTGTGGGGGTTAGGAGGCGAAGGGATTGGCTCTGGGGGGTATACTTGCAGGTGACCATcactatagctccgtgactatagctccatTACTATAGCTCCGTGCCTATGGCTCCgttactatagctccgtgactatagctccgtgactatagctccgcgACTATAGCGCTGTTACTATAGCTCTGTGACTATAGCTCCgttactatagctccgtgactatagctccgtgactatagctccgtgactatagctccgtgactatagcgctgttactatagctccgtgactatagctccatgactatagctccgtgactatagcgctgttactatagctccgtgactatagctccgttaCTATGACTCCGCGACTATAGCTCCgttactatagctccgtgactatagctccgtgactatagctccgtgactatagctccgtgactatagctccgtgactatagctccgttactatagctccgtgactatagctccgtgactatagctccgtgactatagctccgttactatagctccgtgactatagctccgtgactatagctctgttactatagctccgtgactatagctccgttaCTATGACTCCGAGACTATAGCTCCgttactatagctccgtgactatagctccgtgactatagctccgtgactatagctccgtgactatagctccgtgactatagctccgttactatagctccgtgactatagctccgtgactatagctccgtgactatagctccgttactatagctccgtgactatagctccgttactatagctccgtgactatagctctgTGACTATAGCGGCattactatagctccgtgactatagctccgtgactatagctccgtgactatagctccgttaCTATAGCTCCGTTACTATAGCTCCGTCACTATAGCTCTGTTACTATAGCGCTGTTACAATAGCTCCGTGACTATgactccgtgactatagctccgtgactatagctccgtgactatagctccgtgactagAGCTCCGTTATTATAGCTCCGTGACTATGACTCCGTGAccatagctccgtgactatagctccgtgactatagctccgtgactgTAGCTCCGTGACTGTAGCTCCGTGACTATGACTCTGTGACTATAGCTCCGTTACTATAGCGCTgttactatagctccgtgactatgactccgtgactatagctccgttaCTATAGCGCTGTTACTATATCTCCGTGACTATgactccgtgactatagctccgtgactatagctccgcgactatagctccgttactatagctccgtgactatagctccgtgactatagctccgtgatTATAGCTAagtgactatagctccgtgactatagctccgtgactatagctccgtgactatagctccgtgactatagctccgcgactatagctccgttactatagctccgttactatagctccgtgactatagctccgtgactatagctccgtgatTACAGCTCCGTGACTacagctccgtgactatagctccgtgattacagctccgtgactatagctccgtgactatagctccgcgactatagctccgtgactatagctccgcgACTATAGCTCCGTTACTATAGCTCTGTTACTATAGCTCCGTcactatagctccgtgactatagctccgttaCTATAGCTCCGTTACTATAGCTCCGTTACTATAGCTCCGTTACTATAGCTCTGTTACTATAGCTCCGTcactatagctccgtgactatagctccgtgactatagctccgtgactatagctccgtgatTACAGCTCCGTGAGTACAGCTCCGCGACTATAGCTCCGTGATTacagctccgtgactatagctccgtgactatagctccgtgactatagctccgtgattacagctccgtgactatagctccgttaCTATAGCTCCGTGAATATAGCGGCattactatagctccgtgactatagctctgTGACTacagctccgtgactatagctccgtgactataactctgtgactatagctccgtgactatagctccgtgactatagagCTGTTACAATAGCTCCgttactatagctccgtgactatagctccgtgactatagctccgttaCTATAGCTCCGTTACTATAGCTCCGTTACTATAGCTCCGTTACTATAGCTCCGTTACTATAGCTCTGTTACTAAGGCTACGTTACTATGGCTACGTTACTATACCTACATTACTATGGCTACATTACTATAGCTTTGTCACTATACCTACATTACTATAGCTCCGTCACTATACCTACATTACTATAGCTCCGTCACTATACCTACATTACTATGGCTACATTACTATAGCTTTGTCACTATACCTACATTACTATAGCTCCGTCACTATACCTACATTACTATAGCTCCGTCACTATACCTACGTTACTATGGCTACATTACTATGGCTACATTACTATAGCTCCGTCACTATACCTACATTACTATGGCTACGTTACTATGGCTTTGTCACTATACCTACATTACTATAGCTTCGTCACTATACCTACATTACTATGGCTACGTTACTATAGCTTTGTCACTATACCTACATTACTATAGCTCCGTCACTATACCTACATTACTATGGCTACGTTACTATGGCTACATTACTATAGCTCCGTCACTATACCTACATTACTATAGCTCCGTCACTATAACTACATTACTATGGCTACATTACTATAGCTTTGTCACTATACCTACATTACTATAGCTCCGTCACTATACCTACATTACTATGGCTACGTTACTATGGCTTTGTCACTATACCTACATTACTATAGCTCCGTCACTATACCTACATTACTATGGCTACGTTACTATAGCTACATTACTATAGCTCCGTCACTAAACCTACTTTACTATGGCTACGTTACTATGGCTACATTACTATAGCTCCGTCACTATACCTACATTACTATGGCTACGTTACTATGGCTACATTACTATAGCTCCGTCACTATACCTACATTACTATGGCTACGTTACTATGGCTACGTTACTATGGCTATCACGGACGGATCAGATCGTTGTTCCTCCTTCTAAATACTCCTTGCGGCACTGAAGGGACTACACCACAAAAGCTTTGAAATGGATTGTTGATAAAGATATGATCATTTATCACAGAAACAGATGTGTAAGGTTTGATCTGGTAATGCTCTGACGGGAAAACATGTTCATAAGAATTCAGGTACTGATTCCTCAATTTCGTAGGGTGGCTGAAATCATTAAAAAAACACCAAATGGTTTCCTACTAGTGTTGGACATATGCCAACATTGGTTGAACATTGTAAACCTACATTttaaacctacattgtaaacctacATTTTAAACCTACATTttaaacctacattgtaaacctacATGGTAAACCTACATGGTAAACCTACATGGTAAACCTACATGGTAAACCTACATGGTAAACCTACATGGTAAACCTACATTATAGgtaaacctacattgtaaaccttCGTTATAGgtaaacctacattgtaaaccttCGTTATAGgtaaacctacattgtaaacctacattttaaacctacattgtaaacctacatggtaaacctacatggtaaacctacatggtaaacctacattgtaaacctacatggtaaacctacattgtaaacctacGTTATATGTAAACCTACATTttaaacctacattgtaaacctacATTGTAAATCTACGTTATATGTAAAGCTACATTttaaacctacattgtaaacctacatggtaaacctacatggtaaacctacattgtaaacctacGTTATATGTAAACCTACATTTTAAACCTACATGGTAAAGCTACATTGTAAATCTACGTTATATGTAAACCTACA
This genomic interval from Oncorhynchus masou masou isolate Uvic2021 unplaced genomic scaffold, UVic_Omas_1.1 unplaced_scaffold_4261, whole genome shotgun sequence contains the following:
- the LOC135534984 gene encoding procollagen-lysine,2-oxoglutarate 5-dioxygenase 2-like; this encodes MAHIYLIKGEVLRNELKERNHFVLEKLDPDMALCRHARELTNHREKDSPNPETFHMLRVPKGMFMYITNRHEFGRLISTANFNTSHYNSDLWQIFENPVDWKEKYIHPNYTRIFTENYLEEPCPDVFWFPVFTERACDELVEEMEHYGSWSGGNHE